The DNA sequence CTGAACGATGGAAAAGTTTACTTGTGGCCAGTTAGTCCCGCTATGTGCTTAGAAAAGATGACAGATACTCACGCAGACCAAGCCCGAGTGTTGGGACCATCCAGTGTAATCTGTTCTGGATACCGACACCAAACAGTATTAAAGCAGTTGGTGCCGCTAAAACGCTAAATATTATAGCTGGAATCCTCATTTCGGGTTCTCGGACACCTCCATTTCTCTTGGTGAAATAATCGGCAACGACTTCAGTAAATCTCCCTCCAAAGGCGATACCAATAAGGGACCCAATCAGAGCCGAGACAAAACATAATCCAGATTGATATGGCTCAAACTCGTAGACCTGGGTAAATGCAGTCGAAAATGTGGAAGAGACTGCAACTAAAAACCCGATTAGTACGGACATGACCAACGTGGCCCACAGCACTGGCGGTAACATCAGTAGCCCGATTGGCCGAACAAATATCTTGATCAGTGACTCCTCTGTGAGTTTTCCATGACAGCAATGAAGTTCTTGGAAAAATGTGTATTTTGTTGAAATACTTTGCTCCCTGGAGCCGATGCTTTCGGTATGTTCTATGTCCCCTTCTTTATCCAAAGGAGACGAGGCGTTGTCGGTTTCGACTTGGATTGGGTTTCGGATGTATGAGGTTTCAGGCAtagtgaagaagagaaaaacggTCAATGTGCCAATTAGGGCGATTGAAACGTAGTAGATTGTCCTCCATCCATGAGCAATAGTGATTAGACCGGAGACAATAATACCTCCGGCAACACCACCTGAAATCGCAGCCGTATATACGCTGCAGAGGATCCTTTAGTATTTGTCCACGCAAGCGATATGCCTTACTTACGCCATCAATGCGCCGCGTTCATGGAGAAAGGAGACATCTGCGATCGTGACGGGGGCTAAGCACTCCCCAGCCCCTATAGCAAATCCCATCACAATCCTTGCAGCAAGTTGATTTGCATATGAGTCGGCCACTGCCGCCCAGATTGCGGTACTAGTGTATAGAGTGAAAGAAGCAAGGTAGACAGGTCGGCGGCCATATTTGATGACGAGCGGCATCCATACCAGGCATCCAACCCCTTGCATTAGAGTTACGGTTGTAATGAAGTACGCTGCTTTGGCAATTTGTTCGGCTGGTGTAGATCCCGAGTGTCCTAAAAACTCTTCCGCCATTTGTGGAAGTGCCACAGACGGgccgctggccaagaaggtaCAGAGAAACATGGCGATGCATGCCAAAATGGCAATGTAGTAACGTCGTATCTTGGACCTCGGAAAGGTCAGCAGTGCACTATTGCGTCTTCCTAAGCCATCTGGACCTACCAGTTAAGAGGATCATTGGGGTCGTTTGTAGGGGGTGGGATCAGAATAATTTGTTTGGTAGCCGGATTTCGCATCCGGACAGTACCCAGTGCGTTGTGTGTTGGAGCATCCATGACGAAATATAACCACACGAATAGTGTTGTCGATGGCTAGGTGCAGTATCTTCAGCAAACAAAATCACTCTCACCTTCACGCTTAATCTTGGGAACTATTAAAGCGCACAACAGTCTTAAATATGCTGATGAGTCCTTGCGTCTGTCTGGGGAGACCCAAAAGGTTTGTGTATGTATGGAAACGGGCTGTCCCAGAGACGAGAATTGCAGTTACCCCGTGGGGAAAGAGGGCGCGAAGTGGGAACCGAAATATTCCTGCCACGTCTATCCGCGACTATCCAGTGTGTTAGAGCACGGTATATTAGATCTGGCTCCGACTAGTTGAGGTATCAAGATCCGGCTAGAGCATTAGTACAGACATCGAACTCAAATCGTTGCTTAGCAGTGCCCAGATCGCTGCAATAGCCCAACCCCTGATAGCCCAAACGCTGTAATTTAGCTTGGCATTTCCAATATGCCGACTGCCACTCCCGTTCCGGGTTTCACATCCGTTCTGTCTATCTAATATTGTATACACAATAGTTCAAGCGTATCTCGGCTAAATGGTTATGTCAAGAATCGATCTACAATGGTGATTATGGTGGTTGTGATGCAATGACGCGTCATTTGATCGGATTATCAATATTGTTCACGCAATGTGCTGACTCTCTGTCTTTTCGTTGTGAACCTAAAGGGGGTATCAGTAGAGAACCAGATCGCTGTTTGCTCTATGTGAGGTTGCCTTACATGTTGTCTATCAGAAGACAAGGCTCATGAGCAAATAGTTGCT is a window from the Trichoderma atroviride chromosome 5, complete sequence genome containing:
- a CDS encoding uncharacterized protein (EggNog:ENOG41~TransMembrane:9 (i44-67o87-108i120-137o149-172i179-203o209-228i289-309o329-350i362-384o)) — its product is MDAPTHNALGTVRMRNPATKQIILIPPPTNDPNDPLNWSKIRRYYIAILACIAMFLCTFLASGPSVALPQMAEEFLGHSGSTPAEQIAKAAYFITTVTLMQGVGCLVWMPLVIKYGRRPVYLASFTLYTSTAIWAAVADSYANQLAARIVMGFAIGAGECLAPVTIADVSFLHERGALMAVYTAAISGGVAGGIIVSGLITIAHGWRTIYYVSIALIGTLTVFLFFTMPETSYIRNPIQVETDNASSPLDKEGDIEHTESIGSREQIAVSSTFSTAFTQVYEFEPYQSGLCFVSALIGSLIGIAFGGRFTEVVADYFTKRNGGVREPEMRIPAIIFSVLAAPTALILFGVGIQNRLHWMVPTLGLGLLNFSIVQAVNISMVYTIDSYRPIGGEVVVAQLGFKG